aaaataaattttattcaaaagtgagaggagggagaaaacttTCTGTTAAACTGAAGAAATCAAGTGAAAGAGTTTTCATAGAAACctcctgttaggatatagatattcaggcctgtctgtaaaggcctatactttaagaatttatgTATATGTTTctgctagttatagaggtataaaagaaagaatcaaaatcactgtctgactgtatagggccttttctcactgtgacagtctgaggccctgttcttagcaGAAGAGGCAGCCATGAGCTGGGAAGTGTATGGTCACTCCCTTACATTCCagactagtcacactgaaataatgttgggctgttaggcattatcaggacaggattataTTCCTATCACCTcgaaagaaagggaagagcctagaagatctaaagaaaacttagtttgatagcatcctgtctggcaagaactgaCTTATCAATAGCAGGGGTGTGAAATCcacatttctttgttgttctatcactgtagtctccatttctctattgtttatttgcatggtctctgcctggttctgtgattgttcctgtctgctgtataattaattttgttgggtgtaaaccaattaaggtggtgggatataattggttaaataatcatgttacatgttaggattggttagttaaatttcagtaaaatgattggttaagatgtagctaagcagaactcaaggtttactatatagtctgcagtcaatcaggaagtaagggggaaatgggaaaagggaatgggggtggaaaaattgaaatcatgttttgctaagcagggggaatgggaacagggacacaggcaaggctctggtgtcagagctgggaaagggggacattaaggaaggaaattggaatcattgcttgctgaaagttcaccccaataaacattgaattgtttgcaccttcacacattgttgctctctgttcatgcgaggaCCACCAGGGAAGTAAGatggtgaaggaataagccctctaacatcTCCCTGCTCAAAAATTACCATTGGATCAGGATTACCTGTACTAAGGTGTTGAAGTACACCCTGCTGGCTGACACCCTGAGAGACCAGGGCTACAAGGTCCAGATCCATGCCCTGGGATGGGATGTCGTGGGAGCCCTGGGCACATGGGACCCCCACAATGAGCCAGTATTGAGAGCATACAGTGTCAGTTGACACTGCACCTGGCTCATGAGACAGCTCATGGTGTCTgacaccatcaggtggtccaGAGACATCTACACGGAATACATCACAGGACACTGCCAGTACCAGGTTCAGTAACCGAGAACACCGACcagggaaataacccacttccttccctgatgGACTGAGGGATGCAGCTCACCCATGTACTTATTCTCTACACCATGGGTGGCATACTTGAGCCCATTTATCCACTGATGCTTTAAAAACTCCTACACTCCAAGCTGGATCTATGCTGGTTATGTATGCACCTTGTGAACTTTGTAACTGATATTGTACACCTGGGGTCTGGCTTGGGTTATGGGGGACTGCAAGTATCTTCCCTCTTAgcttgtgtaaatttgattttaaactgtAATTCTAACTTGTTAAAACACACCTGGGCAACTGCACTATTTTGCTACCTAGTACTTGGCTTGTCTGCTGCAAATTAACAGATAAAATTAATAATTTGAAGGAAGTTTAAGAAATTTGTTAACTTGCATAATGCTAAGCATACTAGGGTCTTAATAAACAAGCCTAAACACAAGGGGCCAGGCAGGCACAGGGAAAGCTTTGCTTAATCTACCTTAATTCTTCCAGATTGTAGGTTACTCTTTCTCTAGTGGTGTAGCTCCTTGAATGAGTAGATTCTGGTCTGCTGTAACTTGGAGCAGCCATGCAAGGCTGCTCCATACAGCTGAGTAGCTGGAGCACAAACTGTTCTGCCCTCTCCCCATCTTGGCACACCTCTGTGCTAGGGGCTTAGAGGAAGGAATCATAGTATTTCCTACACAAACTCTGCTGCAGGAATTCATCAGGGCCATGTTACAGCCTCTTTAAGCCACATGGGTGGTGTAGAGTGGCTAGAACATGGACTTCTTTAGGGAGCTACATTCTCAGTCATTAAGACTGAAGCCACAAAATGTAGATTTGTTGAGCTGATTCTACGCATAGCACTTTATTTACATGAGAACATTTCCTGCTTTAGTAATGAATGACAAATTATATCTTGTAAAATATTAAGAGCTATagtgaaatgtttcaataagcttcttagtgatcatttttcagagtaacagccatgttagtctgtatttgtaaaaagaaaaggagtacttgtggcaccttagagactaaccaatttatttgagcatgagctttcgtgagctacagctcacttcatcggatgcatagcatatcgtggaaactgcagaagacattatatacacacagagaccatgaaacaaaacttcctcccaccccactctcctgctgctaacagcttatctaaagtgatcatcaagtagggccatttccagcacaaatccggggggggggggggggggggaagggtgagaaaacctggatttgtgctggaaatggccctacttgatgatcactttagataagctgttaccagcaggagagtggggtgggaggaagttttgtttcatggtctctgtgtgtatataatgtcttctgcagtttccacgatatgctatgcatccgatgaagtgagctgtagctcacgaaagctcatgctcaaataaactggttagtctctaaggtgccacaagtactccttttctttttagtgatcATTGTTTTCATCAGTAGGTTGTCACTAGTACATTCAGTCATGTAGGCTATGAGTAAATAACCAAATCCCCCTGGTTTCAGTTAAATGAAAATGGGGTCCTGTAACAAGGTCCTCAAGGTGACCTGGATGAGAAAGTTTCAAACTGATTATAGATCTTTATAAAATGAAGGCGTCTATGCAGATGGTTAGCTTTACTCATTGAAGTAGTCCCATAACGATGGGGCTGTTTAGCCAATTGAGTGGCTGAACATGGTACGGTGCTTTGATATGGAGTTTATATCCTCCACATTGTAAAGCTTGCCTGACTTAAGACCAAATGCAACACAATGTATACAAAATAATGCAAATACATATTAATGCAGTCCTGCTATTGTAAATTCCTTGGGGGATGTTTGTACAATACCCTGCACTGTGAGGTCCTGGTCTATGTTTTGGTTCCATAGGCGATACCACACCATGTTTCTTTAATAAGTAATTACCATTGCAGTCTATTTATACAGTGGCTGCTATTATAAGGCAACACTTCCCTAGTGGAAGAGTTATTTCCTAATTATAGGAGAAAACTGTAGCATCTTACAACTGTGTGCCACAGTAAGTGCTGGAAATTAACTTTAGACAATAGTCACAGATTAAGAAAAGCCACCCAAACCCATATGACACAGTATATCTAACCCCATCACTTCTTTGCTACACAGTCCCTTCCCAATATCAGTTAACTGCTCAGAAAGGTGGATCTGTCAGGTGTGTACATTCTAAACCTACCCCCTTACAAATTCTCCATCTGTTCTAAGAACCAGTATCTCCTCACTGACAGACAATAGAGACTTAAGATTTAGAGGTGTACCAAGCACCTCACAAGAATGGGGTCTCATTTTAACTGCAACTTttagctttttccttttttggaaGTTTGGTAGTAACAAAAGTAACTAAGAAAAAGTTTAAAGCTCAGTTTTATTTACTCAATGCTTAGACATTTACAGATGCATTACAATATATACAGTTTCTATTTACATATTGTGTTCCATTTTATAGAAAGAGTAACAATACTTTAAAGTAATTTACAAACCTTTTACTTTTGTAGACTAACATTGTAATAACACTTGGAAGGCAGTGTTGCCTAATGGCTAGTGATTTAGACATGGTCATATTCCTGGCTTGAGcactaggtgaccttgggcaagtcacttcactgccccgtgcttcagtttccccatctgtaaactaggGATAAGAATACCAATCCTCCTTTGAAGATTGCTGTAAGAACTAGGTATTGTTAGATGGTCAACTTCAACAGGATTTGGCTCCTTATGAAGCCATTAAATATCTGGAGATTAGCGAAGTTTCTCTGGTCTGCCTTGTGTCTTATACCTCTCCTCTAGCATTCTTGGGGTCACATGTGGCCCCTGATTCTCAGTATAATGAACTTATGTAGAAAAAGAGCTAGTACATTATGCAAATAGAGAGGACAAGAACATGGAAGTTTTACATAAAGTAACAGGAAGAGGATTTTTTAATAAATGCATGATAAAGGGCACTGATCCTGTTGCTAGTGAGGTCAAGGGCAAAATTTCCCAAGGAGGAGAGAAATTGATCATTTGCTTACTCATTTTTACATTACAGATGAAACTATATTCCACAACACTGAACTTTGTTAgtgaaatatatttttccttcCCTGAAGTACAGCATGAGTTATTTGACTACAGGAAGAAATGATGAGTTTAGAAAGACTGGATATATTAACCCATGATCAGATGCATGTAAGTTTCATATAAACTGTTCAAacattaagtttttaaaaaagtaacctGGTTTAAATGTTTCATATTTTTACTCCACTGAACATTGGCTCTAACAGCTGGAAGAAAACATTGTCCTGGGGACAGTTGTTATGACAGACACAGGTAGTGATCAGCATCATTGGCTCTTTGAGGACTTTGCTCTGGGGACACTGGAATTCAACCTGGATTGTCTTGGTGTTGTGTGGTGTGCAGCATCGTCCATCAGTGCAGAGCCCACAATAGCGGGGTTTATATGTCTGTATACTAGTGCAGTTCTTGTACTCAAAGTGAACAGCTTTCAATGACTTCTTTGTTCGGACACACTTTTTCCCCTTCTAAGAAAAACATGAAGTGTCATACAGGCAGTTCAGTATACTAACAAACTGACTGAAAAACAGAAGAAAGTTAGAAACATGCAGGTTTACCATGGGGTTTGGAGACCTTGGGCCTGTTTCTTGTCTCTTCGCTAGTGCTATAGCGGTCAGACTCCAGTTACTTCAGTGGACATATATTACTATCAGAGGCAgattagggttttgtggggccctgggccagagcaaatgggggcctatccccaccccttccacctgtagtcccacccacccactcctgctggggagtggggttggggcacgggggctTGACCCACTTGCCCAGCAGGAGCGCTGGGTGGGCGGAgcggggtgcccatttttccagggccccctaATTGGCCAGAATTACTATTCTCACCCATGTGAAATTTGACCCAGGCCCCTTCATTCATGTATTGTGCAAGTCTCTAGTAAGCAACCTCTACTTATTCTGTGGTAAGGCACATTGTTGACAATTAAGTGtactaagaaaaaaatccaaaacccttGGCCCAATTAAACCTTTGTGTAACACCTCTGAAGTCAGTAAAGttgcaccaggaagtttagagacTAAAACAGTTACTAATTATAATAAATCCTATGAAACATACAGATGCCAAAACATAGTTAACTGACAGCACCTCCCTACAAATAAAACTTCTGTAATGCACTGGAAAAAGCAAAACTGTTGCTTGTTCGTGTGTCTGTTTaatgcacttgaagtgccagcattatattttgtatttgaaaAGATGGAGGCGTTAGGGCAACAAAGAACTCACTCTAGCAAGTGCTTGGGATCATACCTTATCAGTCAGCTGTTCGCTCTCACAAGGTCGCACCATGCAGAGTCGCGTCTGCTTCACCATCTCACACTGAGGATTCCTGTTTGTAATGCGTGTGGAAAAGCCCATTCCACAGCTTTTGGAACATGAACTCCATTCTGTTGTCTGCTCAATACAGTTGGAACTTGAGTCAGACACATCAATTCCAAGAGTCGATTCTTTTCTATACACtataaataaaaaaccccaaatactccattacaataaaaataatggatTCCTGTAAGAGTCCATTTGAACACCACCTAGTTCATTAATAGTGAAcaatcagacaaaaataaattCTCTAAACTTAGGACTTTGAAATAGGATTTAACAACTTTAAAGCAGATTACTGGAGTGCTTTTTAGTACTAGAGATTTGTTATTTAGGTGTTTGAAAGGTGCtcacttgacagccctggagaccgaagtcctctgtttatcaaCAAAATGGGTACTGCCTAGTGCAGTCAGGAGTACAGAAATGTAGGTACACTAGCCTTTTCCATGCATCCCAACCTAAACTGGAGGGGAGAGTcattcagtctccatgcccagtCTGACAACTTTCCCATCACTGCTAGTTGTGATGAGGATTTTATTGCCAATTTGCAAGTCATGTGTGAATGACTATGTTTTACAAGAGGTTTTATCTTTTTATTCTTTGTCAGAttagtcaccaaaaatttaggtatgaaataaatttcaaaataatcCTTACATCTTATTGAACTGTAGTAAACAGCAGTGAAAGTAAGATGATTTTATGGCTATGGGAATAAAGCCAACTTGTCAATTAAGAGTTATGTCAGTCAAAGTACTTACAAAGACTGATGATTGTTATGACACTGTACTACCATGTGTTAAGCTATAAAACAAGTATTGCCAGCTTTATGGTTACCTGGTGAAAGAGAACATTCTTTTATCATAGGAGAGAACCAGAGTGAGTCCAAGTGACCTTGGAACACCCATTTCCTGAGCCAGGGCTTGGCTTGGTTCCCAGGGGAAACCTACAAGCTACATCATTGCTACAACTCTTGCTAGAAGCTATTCCACTGTCCTCTTACAAGGTAAGGCTCCAAAAAACTGGAGATGTTCTAAGTGATATCTCCAGTTGCAaaatggcaggggagagggggagaaagaggcCAGGACCAATACTGACAATGTCCAGGAGTCAACCTGTCATCAACAAAAAGCAAATGATGAGGAACAGTAGGATGAGGGTGgcaatattttgtatttacatCATGCTGTACCTTTCAGATATTTCAGAGCATGTTCTAAAACTGTTACTAGAGCTCAGCATTCCTGCCAGGCAAGAACCAGTAAATACTGTTTCCTTTTTCAAATGTGTGAGCTGATATTCAGCAGTGTTAAGTGACTGGATCAAGGCCACACTGAAAAGCAGTATGCAGTGGCCCCAACTCCTACCTTTTTACCACTAGATTTGCAGGTTTACCTTACAAAGAACTGATGAGGTTAACTacagttttaaaaaggaaaaacattcaTAATTACAGAAAaggtggtggggttggggggcgaTGTTACATagctgctgctttaaaaaaaaaaaaaatacaactaatacttgtttttttctaaaaaggcTCCTCGGGTTCCCGGAGAACTGAGCTGAAGACTTCTAGTTTCCCTGCCAGGCCAAGTGACAACAAGAGGAATGAGAACATTTTGGAATGGGACGATTCTTTCAGATCCACTGACTGTATCTGCACTAGTTGTTTCCCCTAATGTTGCCTGCTGTTGTCAACAGCTGTAGCTATGGGAGCTCGAACATACACAGGTGCTGGAAGCTGGTGCCATTTTACCTACCATGTCTATACCACATCTTCCACCATTGTTACCACTGGACAGAAGTTTTAGGAAGAGCATCTAGTATAGACAAGGTGATTTCTGTAGTATCTGATGTTACTTAGTCTTGTAGAGAAACCAGCGAGACTGTAGATCTGGGAGCAGTAGGACTGTTgacatggctacactggaaacttaaaagcgctgccgcgggaacactcccacagcagcgctttgaagtgcgagcgTGGTCacgcgggagagagctctcccagcgttcctggtaatccacctccacgaggggatcagctcccagtgctcggagcctgtctacattagcgctttaaagcgctcagactggctacgctcaggggggtgatttttcacccccctgagccagcaagttagagtgctataaaatgtaagtgtagacaagccctcaggtgGTTGGTTCCTCCTCCCTGTGGCCCTGGGAGAAGACTGTAGAGAGAAAGCCATCCAAAGTAGGATGTGGATACGGTCAAAGCAGAGATCTTTGGTTCTTGGAGACCTTTCTAGAGGTTTGACCAGACTTTCTCTACCCCCTGCTGAACGGTTGTTTGCACCAGCCCTTTCCCTCCCAGTCTCTACACCTTAGCTTCACTCCACAGCTACTCTACATCCCCCTTCCTTTCAGGATATCACTTCCTAActaaccccccgccccaaaagaATCAGAACTCACATGTTTGCCACCATCCCACCATTCACTATGCTTGTGTTCTACTCTTTCCCCCACTCTCTTTCTGCCATGTCTATTTAGATAGCGAGCTtgtcagggcaggggccatttgCTACTCTTTGCACAGGGAGGGCTCCCTCTTGGTTTgcccttaggcactaccataataaaatCATTTCTCAGGCCGGCCTCACCTCTGCACACGCTACCAGGTGTAGTGCTTATGGGACTAGTGATTGGGCACTGCTGTTCCTGGTAggtagtgtttgcaggatcaggccctggttTTGTTTTAAGAGGCTAATTACAGTTAAAAATGGCTATGCGTTTGTTTCCTTTGGGGGTGTTTTAAGTGCCTTTTGCAATTCCACTTTTATTCCTATTTTCTGTATAGTCACTAGTGACTCTGGATGGCTTTAATGAATGTTCTATATGCATTTCTTATAGAAGAACTGGAAGTGGAGGTCTAGTTTTGATAACCAAGTGGGCATTTCCAATACACAATCATTACAGAGTTAATTTGACTGCAATAGCTAGTCTGAATAGCTCACCAGCCATAGCAAAACTGCCCAAAGTCACTTCCTCTTTAGGGTCACAAGTCCACTTCTCACAGCACTCTCCTGGGACTTCAGTTTTCCTTGGGAAAGGGCAATCAGGACCAGGGAGCAGTAGGTCAAGGTTACAGCGGGGCACACAGCCAATCTGACCATCTCTGCAGGCACACTGGTATTTACAGCTGGGCTGGAATGTCTCCCCACTCTGATAAATAACCCCGTCAAACACACAGTTGTCTCCTTCAAGCACTGGTATAAAGAGGGAAAAGTGCAGGAGTTACATGTAAAACCAAGACTACACACAGGCAGCCACTATTTGCTCCACTTCATTAAAAGAACAACATTATTATAGCAGAACACAGTGATGGTATGAGATGCTGAAGTTCTGAGGGAAAGATTTCTCCTCATTTACACTTTAGAGGAGCTCAACTTTGTCTGCCAcacctgctaccccagggctttggtgGTGAAATCCCTAGGTGATGTCAGGAAGAGGAAGCCCTGAGGAAGAGGTATCCCAGCAGTAATCTAAAGTAGGCAGTGCCATGGTAGCACATATGGTTGGCAAACAGGAATGTAAATCACATAAAGAGATacatgggggtggaggaagggagcGACATTTTCGTAGCTCAGGAGGAAGCCAACAGATTTCCTTGGTGGCTGAGCATCCCCATGGCTTTTCGCCCTGTGAGGTACTCTCGGTTAGGGGCAGCCACTAGGGCTCCACCCCCGATCTGTGCGTGGGGAACGGAGAAGAGTGACAGGCTCTGCCCCCATGGGGTGTCCCAAGGCGCTGACGTCCCTCGCTCCTTCTCCCAGCCCCGAAGCATCCCGGCTGAGCACTGCGCAGCCCGGCACCGGGACCAGCCGCTCCGGCTGCGATGCTCTCAGGCGGGCCCCGGATCCGGTCACAGGCTCCGCCGCCGCacttacccatgcagatgccccGCGCGGCCCCGGCGCTGCGGGCGCAGTAGAGGCCGCTGCCCTGGTCGCAGGGCTGCCGCTCGGAGCAGCTCTCCCCGCGCTGCCGGGCGCACACCAGGCAGCAGGCGCAGCCGTCCAGCACGGCGGGCACTCCCGGGGCGCAGCGGGGCGGCGCTGCCCGGCACTGGCGGCCGCCGCACTGCGCGGGGCACGGCGGCGGCTGGGCACTCACCTGCGGGGCAGACAGATGGACCAAGTCAGCGGGCTCCCTgcggccccctccccggcccgcCGCGGCTCCGGACCCCGcacgcctgccctgccctgccctgccctggccttgccttgccttgcacagcagcagaagcagaagcagcagcagccgccccaGGCTGAGCAGGCGCCGCCTCCGGTCGCAGTCACGCGTCAGCCTCATCCTGCTGCGAGTCCCGCTCCCCTCACCTCCCTGCGTGCAGGCCTTCGGAGCCGGTTATATAGAGCGCCTCTGAAACCCCGTCCTCCCATTGGGTAGCCCGGGGGCGGGGCGCAGCGAGGGAACCAATCCCAGGCGCATCAGACTCGGGTCCTTTGCCGTTCTAGCGCGTGGCGGGGCGTGGCACGCGGGAGCTGAGCGGGTGCGGGGACCGCGgtgggagctgcctgagcaggACGGGTAGTGATGGGACAGAggtgcaggaaggagggagagagactggtGCTCTCCCTGGACACTGTAACTGCACTCTCCCGCCTGTCTAGGGGTTAACGCTCTGGAGCGGCCAAATGCCCAGATAATCCAGCTCTTTAAACAGAAAGCCTGGAAGTAGGTGCTTGCTAGCCAGACCCGGGATTTAGGGATTACCTGCCAGCCCCCCTGCGGCCAACCCTGTCAGAAGTCAGTCTGTTGTTGAAGGGAATAATTTCCCAGCCACCAGTTTCAGGAAGCAAAACGAAAGAAAAAATGCTAATTGCCCTGGCACGTGCAGAGCTGAGGCATGAAGCAGGTGGAGGGGGGAAGATGGTGGCAAAAGCATAGAAGTCCCTCCAGCAGCATCCTCACCTTTTTGCACTCTGTGTGTACACACAGTATATCTGTACTTGGGTGCTTCTAGAGTTCTCAATAAGGAGTAAGCAATTTGCTAAGATTAGCCCAAAAGGTTAATGGCTGGGTCCTTTGAGAGGATCAGCGCTATTGTTTCCCTGAGCCTGGACTATTTGCTGCAGTAGCATTGAGAGCATCAGTGCAGGAGTTAATATTAGGTGGCATTTTTGGcccacagtattgccaaccccaaatgctcaaaaatcatgagtcaggattACCAAAAAACTCatgattggctttaaaataatgagattatgtaaaaaataGAGTCagtgttttttatttgccttctcctTTTTGAGCCATGAGGAtgcactgggggggtgggggggggtcatattttgaagttttctttCTAGAAACCAAAGCTAGaagttactttttctttaagaatgaaggctgaaatcatcacatatccacttgactcccaGAGCTCGGGCTTTAAGCAAAACAATTATTATGAGACttatgacaaaatcatgagagttggcaacagcaGTGCTCCTTGGATCAGCCTGGGAAGGCCCCAGGAGATCTGTGAGAAGCCTAATGTTTATCCATTTATCAAATGAAAGTTACTTTGTTGCTTATCTGGGCTCAGCATTTTCTGTTGGGAATCTGGACTCCTGtctgttttctcttctgttttaGCTGATATACTactcccatcaccatggtatctaagcaCTTTCCCATAGTGCATTCAGCAACATGACTAGCATGTGACACATACTgttctttcttcctcccttcAGGCAAACTGCAGAggactaaaaaataaataaataaaaaattatgagGGTTAGTGAAGGAAAGAAGTGCCCCTGGGAGAAAGTGATGAGCTTTATGCTAGTTCTTATATCTTGCAGGAGTTTTTCCCAAAGTCTTGGACTGTCAGCCCCAAGAGTGGGCCTTTGACCCTTCACAAGACCTCAGGGTGCTACTCTAATAGGTGTAATAACTAGAGGGGGGAGACTTTTGAAAGTTTGACAATTTTTTGGTGAAATTCTgtttttcatccagctctaagTATTACGTGTACTTCATCAATATAAATATCACTGAATATGCACTAGCAGGAGAGGGAGTGTAAGTCACCAGCTAGCTATACAGTTTCCCAGTTTCAGTCAGAGTTCATTCAGCATATGCAAGCAGGTATATTTACAGCAGTAGTTTGTTTTAATGGAAACTCTACTCAAACTCCTTCACCCTCACACTGCTTAACGAAGAGCCCCTGTGATGTCTTGAAAAGACACAGTCCTCTGTATGCCTATTGTATGTGCATGACTGTGAAATGTGCAGAACCCTGAGCATCAAGCCGTGGGAATATTTTATAGACATAGCTCTTGTGCTCTGTAATGGGAAATTATTTGAGAATTTAGGGTGCCAAATTCAGGCCAAGTGTAATCAGGAGTAACTactcttaatttattttattcatcAAGAGCTGTGCCATGAATATCCGAAGGTAACCGCCCCAGGTCCCGGGCAGACCCTGTTGCACAGAAAGCCTGTGTGCACAATTGTCTGAAGCAGGTAATAAGTAACAGAATCTAACTCAGACTGTTAAATAACGtcatttgaaaataaacaaaaatggaagACAGACTGGTGAAGACTGGAAGTCTTTAAGCTTAAAGAACCAACAAGGTTCTTTAGGTTGTTATAAGATTGCTATAGCAACCAGCCAAAATAGTGATCAGCACAGAAGGATGTTGCTATAATTGGAATCACCAGATGTGTGTTTTGATTGGGACCACGTTGCCACATCCTTCTGGAAGTTACTTGGTAACAGCTAGGTTGCTGAATGACCCAGCTTGCAGAAGAGGGCGCAAACCATACCATCATGGATGTCAGCCTCTCCTTCATCTCCCAGGACTCACAAATCTACCATCACGGCTTTGGCCCTTGTTCTCTTAATGCTGAACAGTGTTCTGGCCAGACCAGGCAAGGATAGGGAACCAGATGGTACCACAAGCTACACAGAGTTACAGCTTGAGTGTGAACTTGAGGTTTCTGCAGTCACCACCTACCTAATTTGTCATTTCCCCTTCCCTGTcatgtttcttttctttcctagcTTTCTCTTGCCTTCTGGATTAGCTAGCCAAGACAAAGCCACTTTTTTCAGCACTGTGGCCAGAAAGACAATTTATAAACAATGCTTTTAGTCCAACTGCTAGA
The Natator depressus isolate rNatDep1 chromosome 2, rNatDep2.hap1, whole genome shotgun sequence DNA segment above includes these coding regions:
- the CCN3 gene encoding CCN family member 3, which codes for MRLTRDCDRRRRLLSLGRLLLLLLLLLCKVSAQPPPCPAQCGGRQCRAAPPRCAPGVPAVLDGCACCLVCARQRGESCSERQPCDQGSGLYCARSAGAARGICMVLEGDNCVFDGVIYQSGETFQPSCKYQCACRDGQIGCVPRCNLDLLLPGPDCPFPRKTEVPGECCEKWTCDPKEEVTLGSFAMAVYRKESTLGIDVSDSSSNCIEQTTEWSSCSKSCGMGFSTRITNRNPQCEMVKQTRLCMVRPCESEQLTDKKGKKCVRTKKSLKAVHFEYKNCTSIQTYKPRYCGLCTDGRCCTPHNTKTIQVEFQCPQSKVLKEPMMLITTCVCHNNCPQDNVFFQLLEPMFSGVKI